One window of Fusarium keratoplasticum isolate Fu6.1 chromosome 2, whole genome shotgun sequence genomic DNA carries:
- a CDS encoding Tautomerase-3 domain-containing protein encodes MPYYQIYHSSPLNQEQRQSIAASITDLHCKAFTTPSFFVHVHFIQEDSSAGSYFLAGKPHTNTSNRIIGIVRTSATRPKSAFDELGAQIEGAWYEALKIAAPVDKKEWSQEDENKRLMMVTFVPMITIREGGMAIPEAGQEGGWLKGQVPFFEEMSGKGITDFTDLIEELKERDDLKKLLQ; translated from the coding sequence ATGCCCTATTACCAAATCTATCACTCATCTCCCCTCAACCAGGAGCAGCGACAGTCAATCGCTGCCTCCATCACCGACCTGCACTGCAAGGCCTTCACTACACCCTCGTTCTTTGTCCACGTGCACTTTATCCAAGAAGACTCCAGTGCCGGTAGTTACTTCTTAGCCGGCAAACCTCACACAAATACATCCAACcgcatcatcggcatcgtgCGAACGTCTGCTACCCGACCAAAGTCCGCTTTTGATGAACTAGGAGCTCAGATCGAAGGCGCATGGTATGAGGCGTTGAAGATAGCTGCACCTGTTGACAAGAAGGAGTGGAGTCAAGAGGACGAAAACAAgcggttgatgatggtgacgttTGTGCCCATGATTACGATTCGGGAGGGAGGCATGGCTATTCCCGAGGCAGGACAAGAGGGAGGCTGGTTGAAGGGACAGGTACCCTTTTTCGAGGAGATGAGCGGCAAGGGTATCACTGATTTTACGGATTTGATAGAGGAGCTGAAGGAAAGGGATGACTTGAAGAAGCTACTACAGTAG
- a CDS encoding Zn(2)-C6 fungal-type domain-containing protein, giving the protein METHDTRPTNAGVIKRIRQACANCRRRKVKCSGERPVCTHCRQSRRSCVYEPYSVTAGETGHTVPRVSNATISSQLLERISSLESALSRLSQGNFDAHVQSSPSSAFNSTPRRMPSLHHNQDQPDLNLDSIVQSSVLNSFSFNGLPPPEVVQSLVDTYFARVHNQPYSFFHRTSFYASLSTMSIPRCLLFAVLAYAVRFSDQPYFVGKVQQASDAYSRQSWLCVIEDHLSVDNNLDLSVIQTVTLLAIVDYTAARISSGWLRLGLAIRLSQDVDLMSEPSFFLPPTEREERRRTFWSIYLVDKLISCARSRPAAVADDDCTLHLPCNEDVFQDRGEDGENVPTLRQVLSWDVPLANPPSPFGLAVVATSIFGRCTKYAHGRSAGEMLTPLDPQSDFALTNASLLLLESYLKNHDQPILDLVQNGPQADTNIDEKQVGHLVFSHALFHLCYCLLNHPFLIRLRLRPIAARVPKSFTSNAFHAAQENARKLTDLLLAGTTGVVPMESSFYTYCASIAAGIHSLAFGAQHQGVDVDQYDSQRYYQRCIEVLERLGVLWPMVPNMLTKLREFDAHSESYAHLFNAACLADELDGIAENTLWSLVDYGMLAREVPGNSPAHVSFLSNLPSPSKWIPGGDYMATSPTSEARNQLLFVGTQEPLTRL; this is encoded by the exons ATGGAGACACACGACACGCGGCCCACGAATGCGGGCGTGATAAAGCGAATTCGTCAAGCATGCGCCAATTGCAG GCGACGCAAGGTCAAGTGCTCCGGTGAGCGCCCGGTGTGCACACATTGCCGACAGAGCCGACGGAGCTGCGTCTATGAGCCGTACTCTGTCACGGCTGGTGAGACGGGCCATACAGTGCCTAGGGTTTCTAATGCTACGATAAGT AGTCAGTTGTTGGAGCGTATCTCATCGCTTGAGTCGGCGTTGAGTAGGCTCAGTCAAGGCAACTTTGACGCTCATGT CCAgtcatcaccctcctcgGCGTTCAACTCGACGCCTCGACGCATGCCATCACTACATCACAACCAAGATCAGCCAGACTTGAATCTCGACTCAATAGTACAGAGTTCTGTTTTGAACAGCTT CTCATTCAATGGACTCCCACCTCCAGAGGTAGTCCAATCCCTCGTGGACACCTACTTTGCCCGCGTCCACAACCAGCCATACTCATTCTTCCACCGCACGTCTTTCTACGCGAGTCTTTCAACCATGTCGATTCCGAGATGTCTGCTGTTTGCTGTTCTTGCTTATGCGGTGAGGTTCTCGGATCAGCCTTATTTCGTGGGCAAGGTTCAGCAGGCTTCGGATGCGTATTCTAGGCAGTCGTGGCTGTGTGTGATAGAGGATCATTTGAGTGTGGATAACAACCTCGACTTGTCTGTTATTCAGACTGTTACTCTACTGGCAATCGTGGATTACACAG CCGCAAGAATTAGCTCAGGCTGGCTACGTCTCGGCCTAGCAATCCGACTATCCCAAGACGTCGACCTTATGTCCGAGCCGTCATTCTTCCTCCCCCCAACAGAACGTGAAGAACGAAGACGAACATTCTGGTCCATCTACCTCGTCGACAAGCTAATCTCGTGCGCCCGTTCAAGACCCGCAGCAGTCGCCGATGACGACTGCACTCTTCACCTCCCCTGCAACGAAGACGTCTTCCAAGATAgaggtgaagatggtgagAATGTGCCTACCCTGCGTCAGGTCCTCAGCTGGGATGTTCCTCTTGCGAATCCTCCAAGTCCGTTTGGATTAGCTGTTGTGGCTACGTCCATCTTTGGACGTTGTACGAAATACGCCCATGGAAGAAGTGCAGGTGAAATGCTCACGCCGTTGGATCCCCAATCCGACTTTGCCTTGACGAATGCTTCACTGCTGCTACTCGAATCCTACCTCAAGAACCACGATCAACCGATTCTAGATCTTGTTCAAAACGGACCTCAAGCAGACACCAACATTGACGAAAAACAAGTCGGCCACCTCGTCTTCTCTCACgctctcttccatctctgCTACTGTCTCCTAAACCACCCATTCCTAATCCGTCTCCGCCTACGTCCCATAGCAGCAAGGGTTCCGAAAAGTTTCACATCCAACGCGTTCCACGCAGCGCAAGAAAACGCGAGGAAACTCACGGATCTGCTCTTGGCGGGAACTACTGGGGTTGTACCGATGGAGTCTTCGTTTTACACGTACTGTGCTTCCATCGCGGCGGGGATTCATTCTCTGGCTTTTGGGGCGCAGCATCAGGGTGTCGATGTTGATCAGTATGACAGCCAGAGGTATTATCAACGGTGCATAGAGGTGTTGGAAAGACTGGGTGTTTTGTGGCCTATGGTTCCCAACATG TTGACCAAACTCCGAGAATTCGACGCCCACTCCGAGTCCTACGCCCACCTCTTCAACGCAGCCTGTCTCGCCGACGAACTAGACGGCATTGCAGAAAATACCCTCTGGTCACTCGTCGACTACGGGATGCTGGCTAGGGAAGTGCCGGGAAATTCTCCCGCGCATGTGTCATTCTTATCAAATCTACCATCACCGAGTAAATGGATTCCAGGTGGCGACTACATGGCTACGTCGCCCACGAGCGAGGCAAGGAATCAGTTACTTTTCGTAGGGACTCAGGAACCATTGACTCGTTTATAA
- a CDS encoding Epimerase domain-containing protein, whose translation MPKVLILGATGYLGKRLADVLVRSGQHRVYGVARNEAKAQSLAAAEVIPVICPNPVEEPEPYLNAIREYHIDVVVDVAGANQDSAKFLNDVRQVGQERLSKYKASGLHTGPKLGFIYCSGTWVHGSSEEPVNDLDVAGQTAINQPPALVAWRTDLENSILASSDILDVAIVRPALIYGRESTIWTPFVLPLLQAARSGNSNTVQIPLRAESKPGLVHVDDVATGFKCAIEKLSLINGGSTYPVFDLVTSQESMQGIFDALAGVWKFNGKYELVGSGDSPFAEAMSTTLRGSSDRAKQLLGWEPTRTNGFIADMDVYAAAFASQH comes from the coding sequence ATGCCCAaggtcctcatcctcggtgccACAGGCTATCTTGGCAAGAGACTCGCCGACGTGCTTGTCCGCAGCGGCCAACACAGAGTCTACGGTGTAGCTCGCAACGAAGCCAAAGCTCAATCTCTCGCCGCAGCGGAAGTCATTCCCGTTATTTGCCCCAACCCGGTTgaggagccagagccttatctcaacgccatccgAGAGTATCACATCGATGTTGTCGTTGATGTCGCTGGGGCCAACCAGGACTCGGCAAAGTTTCTCAACGACGTTCGGCAGGTCGGTCAAGAACGCTTGAGCAAGTACAAAGCTTCTGGACTACACACTGGCCCCAAACTTGGATTTATCTATTGCTCAGGAACATGGGTTCATGGCTCCAGCGAGGAACCAGTCAATGATCTCGATGTTGCTGGACAGACGGCAATCAACCAACCACCAGCTCTGGTTGCTTGGCGTACGGACTTGGAAAACTccatcttggcttcttcaGACATTCTCGACGTCGCCATTGTCCGTCCAGCTTTGATCTACGGTCGCGAGAGCACCATCTGGACACCTTTCGTACTCCCACTGCTACAGGCCGCCCGGAGCGGGAATTCGAATACTGTCCAGATTCCTCTGCGAGCCGAGTCCAAGCCTGGACTGGTTCATGTCGACGATGTTGCGACGGGATTCAAATGTGCAATTGAAAAGTTGTCTCTCATCAATGGCGGGTCTACGTACCCAGTCTTTGACCTTGTCACAAGCCAAGAGAGCATGCAAGGTATCTTTGACGCTCTGGCTGGAGTTTGGAAGTTCAATGGGAAGTATGAGCTGGTCGGCTCAGGGGATAGTCCGTTTGCAGAGGCTATGAGCACGACTTTGAGAGGATCATCTGATCGGGCAAAGCAGCTTCTTGGTTGGGAACCTACGCGGACGAATGGATTCATCGCGGATATGGATGTGTATGCTGCGGCCTTTGCTTCTCAGCATTAG
- a CDS encoding MBOAT-2 domain-containing protein encodes MESVKQGSAPINLINGAFLLLGACIPTASIILATPKSGINSTPRYVWPIVVVAIGKRLFQMIADTGTSFVINGVIMGWVVLVLIQCCNVLIIRKLDSDELVKGSIFRLSDGFIDKFYFTMRLLFNLRNVGNPWEVKRLNKFPRYYKGPKPSRSAYITRQVLIMAWQYLLLDIIYMSSLETPPEDAQRLFGPGTEFNYLNATAEQWGGRVAVGPVAGLAPARVSIDIPYRGFSILSVLLGITSTDQWPPLFGSMWDAYTIRGFWNTFWHQDCLWPMKSLSNYICRDLLGLPRPSFIERYLNILIVFLASGAMHLTIDLFSYKPPSKAPTLAFFGSMAIAIMLEDAVQDLCRRITGVDTRKKDVQVPLWHRLVGYVWVTTWMTLTAPWYLAHAAQLPAETKWLVPFSLVSQIGLPAAGALLGVSGLILKYAIAGEV; translated from the exons ATGGAGTCGGTCAAACAGGGCTCAGCGcccatcaacctcatcaatGGCGCGTTTTTACTGCTCGGCGCATGTATCCCTACCGCGTCCATCATCCTCGCGACTCCAAAGTCAGGCATCAACTCTACACCGCGCTACGTCTGGCCCATCGTCGTAGTCGCGATCGGCAAGCGACTCTTTCAAATGATAGCAGACACGGGCACGAGCTTTGTCATCAACGGCGTCATCATGGGCTGGGTTGTTCTCGTGTTGATCCAGTGCTGCAATGTTTTGATCATTAGGAAGCTTGACTCTGATGAGTTGGTGAAGGGCAGCATTTTTCGACTTTCTGATGGGTTTATCGACAAGTTTTATTTCACCATGCGTCTCTTGTTCAATCTGCGAAACGTTGGGAATCCGTGGGAGGTCAAACGCCTCAACAAGTTTCCGCGCTACTACAAAGGGCCAAAGCCGAGTCGCAGCGCGTACATCACACGACAGGTCCTCATCATGGCATGGCAAtacctcctcctcgacatcatctaCATGTCCTCCTTGGAGACACCGCCAGAAGATGCTCAGAGACTCTTTGGTCCCGGTACAGAGTTCAACTACCTCAATGCCACTGCTGAGCAATGGGGAGGACGTGTCGCTGTCGGTCCTGTGGCGGGACTTGCACCGGCTCGAGTGTCCATCGACATTCCCTACCGAGGCTTCTCTATTCTCTCCGTCCTCCTCGGAATTACCTCTACTGATCAATGGCCGCCTCTGTTTGGAAGCATGTGGGATGCATACACCATCCGCGGCTTCTGGAA CACCTTTTGGCATCAGGACTGCCTATGGCCTATGAAATCACTCAGCAACTATATATGCCGAGACCTACTAGGTCTTCCACGGCCTTCATTCATAGAGCGCTACCTGAATATTCTCATCGTGTTCTTGGCTTCTGGCGCGATGCATCTCACCATCGACTTGTTTTCCTACAAGCCCCCATCCAAGGCACCTACGCTTGCCTTTTTCGGCTCCATGGCCATAGCCATCATGTTGGAGGACGCAGTTCAAGATCTATGCCGCCGCATCACTGGTGTTGATACAAGGAAGAAAGACGTGCAGGTCCCCCTGTGGCATAGACTCGTGGGCTACGTTTGGGTTACGACCTGGATGACTCTGACAGCTCCTTGGTATTTGGCTCATGCCGCTCAGCTACCAGCAGAGACAAAGTGGCTTGTTCCGTTTAGCTTGGTGAGTCAGATTGGACTTCCAGCAGCAGGGGCATTGCTGGGTGTGAGCGGCTTGATCTTAAAGTATGCGATTGCGGGTGAGGTTTAG